TATCCTTCCTGTCGCATTCATACTGAATTTTGTCAAGGATACTGCAATTGGTGCTGATGCCAAAGCATTCGGTTTGAATGCTCCGATTGAGAGTTTAGTgttcgaaaatgtaaaatttctgTCAACGACTGAATTAAAGCCAAACAATGACATCAAACTGTCGGTCTCGCTTCAGCCCACAAATGGTAAATTTGAGGTGTACGAAGGAACAACGGCTATAGCAAGTGGATTTATTAAATGTACCAGTACTCCCAGTTCAATACGTGATGTCGCAGCAGAAGTTCTTCATAAAGATCTGCCCATTTTGACTTCATCGGACGTTTACAAGGAATTCCGTTTGCGAGGCTACAATTATGCCGATGAATTCAAAACGATTTGTTTATCAGGTATGGACGGCTGCTATGGCCAGCTTAAATGCAAGAATAACAATTGGACCACACTTATGGATGGTATGATACAATTGGTTCTATTATCGAAAGACACGCGATCATTGCTAACACCGGTAGAGATTCATCGAATTCAAATCAACGTCAACAATCACTTCAACCGGTTAAATGGCACCCACACCCATGGTGAACAGTTATTCGCCACTTATTACTCAAATGAACATTCTACAATAGTTTGTGGCAGCATTGAAATGTCTGATGTCAAATTTGATCCAGTGGAACGAGATGGGCCAGATGGTATAGAAGTATTGCAAACATATCAGTTTGTGCCACTAATCGACGCTGATTTGCCAAATTTTATTGATGCTGTCGGTGTTTGTATTGAATTGGCGTtggaaaaaaatcaagaagAACGAGTGTTATTGCTAGAAATTCATTCCGGCGACGGTAATCCTGCAATCGAATGcatttacgaaatttttcaaaaaatgccCCTGATTGTCGCTGATCTGACGTTACTAATTGGAGATGACGATATTGTGCCGCTAAATTGCGAATCGATTAAGCGCAAAGGCTACAACTCAAGTCTGGAAGACGAACACTACACCTTCATAGTAATGAAGGAGTGCATGCAAAACAATCGATTTTTAGAAATGGCGAAGCGCAGTTTGTCGAAGGAAGGATTTTTTATCTCTATTGACGAGATTCATGTGAACATTACAGTACCGCATGACTTTACAGTAATATCCCGGATTAGTTGTGATGAATGGATAATAACTTTACTGCAACGGATACCGAGTGAGAGCGACGACTACAAAATCATCCACATTGACTCTGAAGACAGAAATTTCAAATGGTTGCGAAAAGTACAAGAAGCGAATGCATCGGATCATGTTCTTTTGGTGGCTCAGCATGACGAAACGTCTGGAGTATTAGGATTAATCAAATGTTTGCGTCTTGAATTAGACACGAAACGGTTACGATGCATAATTATCGAAGATGTACATGCCTCGCCATTTGATGTGAATGTTTCGTTGTACAAGAATCAATTGCTGTTGCAATTGCCCATAAACATTTATAGAGACGCGAAATGGGGAACTTATCGGCACTTAGATCTGAAACCAGCTACTGTTCAATGTGAATCGAAAAAACGGATGATTGTCAATGTCGAACAAATTAACGGACAGCGGACGTACCATTGGATGCCTCAAGCTGAATTGGACCCAGCAAATGATATCGTCAAAGTTCAGTATGCTACGCTGAATTTTTGCGATAGATTGGTAGCGAGAGGCAGCCTGCCGAACAATGTAGCTATCAAAAATCGCTTGGACGAATACCGTCCATTGCTTGGTTTTGAATGTGCTGGCGTTACAGATAATCAGAAACGTGTGATGTGCTTCTCATTAAGCGGTGGTCTACTGTCCACTCACATATGTCGCGCAAATGCCGATATTGTGTTGGAAGTACCAGACACTATGTCACTTCGAGATGCTGCCACCATTCCACATGCATATTTCACCGTTTACTATGcgtttttcgtaaaaaattcTATCAAATCAGAccaatcaattttgattaatACGGACTGTGGTGGCGTAGGATTATCAGCAATTCGTGTATCACTTGCATACGGTTTGAACGTTTTCACGGTCGTTCCAACCCGACAAACTCGGGGATTTTTGCTAGACAACTTTCCACAATTGAAAGGTAATGAATTTACTTAAATTGATCAGTCTTTCATTCCACAATTCACAACGTGAGTGCGCTGCAAATTCGAAAtgaatagatcattgtcaatgtcgtttgagctgtcaaataagttgtcattttcacaaagctaacctcaaaccgaacaaaaaaagtattggatggtgagacgccgcacaaattttcatacatttcaaggggcggctctgtgaacgaaacatcttttgaggttagctttgtgaaattgacaactcatttgacactttttgagaaaagaaaccgctatttgacactgatctatagTGAGAAGGGACAAACTAACGCGTCGTCCAGCGTGACGATATTCTTATATTAGAGAGTGTTGCTGATTTGTTCGCAGGAAGTTCACTTAAAGttcaaattctgaaataaACTTCAACGCTGCGTTTGATGGGTTTTCAGCGTACTTACGACGTCAATAGTTATTTGAAGCACGAAATTTGAAAGTAACGACTTtgcaaaattctgaaaaaaatgaaaagttttcgtgtgctctttgacctcggcttcgcatCTGGTCACCTTTTGATATCTCgttatgtaaatgactatttcaatcgcattttcagaacaaaatgttgCGATCTCTAGTGACTACTCCGTTAAAGATCTGGTAATGAATATAACAAACAACGAAGGCACAGATTTTGTACTGAATGCGTTATCAGACAACAAGCATCAGCAGGCAAGCATTCGATGTTTAAAACGCGGCGGAACATTTATGGAACTGGGAAAATTTGATGCGCATAAAAGTTCGGAATTTGTAATGGATGCATTAAGGAACGGCATCAATATCCAATCAATTGTAATTGAACACGCAATTCAACGTTCGCTTGAACGAAACACAGTGATCGAACTGATGAGAGACGATATAAAACGCAGAATAATTCATCCATTACCGCTGACAGTGTTCGAAGCTGACGACCTTGAGAATGcattcaaatatttgacaAACGCCGAAACAGTTGGAAAAATTCTTATTGAAATACGTCGCACTGAGAATTCGGAATGTACGTTACCAGTTACAGTATGGCCAAGAGCATTATTCGAGCCCGAGTTGATCTACGTTTTAATTGGTGGATTGGGCGGATTTGGACTAGAATTTGCTGATTGGATGATAATGCGAGGTGCTCGTAAATTGTCATGCAGTACTAGACGAGGCGTCTCCGATCAGTATCAACGGTCTCGAATAAAGTAGGTGATTGTTTACTAGAATTTCACTCTGATCCAATCCGtcgaaatttcaaaacattattttcattcgCTTCGATGGATGAATCAAAAATATGTCCCACAAATTCCAATTCCACAAATTCCTATTCTACAATTCAATTCCATTAATTCTTAATTTAAACATGAAAATTCCTTTTCTCTAGAATTCATGAGCGTAAGGTTCCAAAAACCAAAACTTCCACTAAgttcaaaaattccaaattgaTTGCAATAACTAGATGTTGAATccttttctttgaatttaaaacagaaaatgggAATCGTATGGATGCACCATCGTAATCAACACATCCAACGTAACAACATTCAGTGGTTGTGCAGAATTGTTATCAACAGCAACAGAACACGGTCAAATCGGTGGAATATTCAATTTGGCAGTGGTGTTACGTGATGGAATTTTAGCAAATCAAACGACTGCAAAGTATACCGAAAGCTTTGCACCGAAAGTGTGGGCTACCGCACATTTGGACACGTTGAGTCGTACGATGTGTCCAAGACTTTcttatttcgttgttttttcaagtttttccaGTGGTTATGGCAACCCTGGTCAATCGAATTACGGTATGGCCAATTCGataatggaaaaaattatcgaacgACGAACACGCTGTAACTTGCCAGGGAAAGCGATTCAATGGGCTGCAATTGGAGATGTCGGAATCTTAATGAGTTTGTGCGATGACAACATTAGGGTTGATTTACGTGGTACGGTGCCGAAGCGAATGGACACATGTTTAAATGCGTTGGATGAACTTTTGACGCATAGTGAACCGACTGTTGCGTGTACGCAGGTCCAACTGAAAAAGCAACAGACGACGAACAAATTTAATGTGACGGAAAGCATTTGTCAGATTCTTGGCATTGATCAAAAGTTGATTTCCATGAATGCAAGGCTCTCTCATCTAGGAATGGATTCGCTAATGGCGGTCGAAGTGAGGCAAATGCTTCGACGCGAAATTAATTTGGTATTAAGCTATGATCAGATTAAAAAGGTTACCATTGGACAACTAAACAATGAtcccaaatcaaatcaatcgaACACGGTGTTGGAGGCTTAAGTAcacaatttaaattgtagCATAAACAGCTGGCaaggaaataaaaaatgtaaaaataaaatcacatttttcgtTGAACAGAAAGATATTATGGTGTGAGTGGCTCTGAGCTACGCCTATTTCACAATGATCTAATTTTCTGGAGGATCATAATTAACAGACAAACAGAAACCTCTACCCGTTTCCAGACGGTAAATACATCTATCTAATCAACAAGCCCTTTATATTAACGTTATTCCACATATTCCACAGTCATACAATGATAAACTGTTGTCACCGATTACGTAGCGACGGTACCAATTGTTTTTCTACCATTACAATGTTCCTCAAAATTTATGATTATACTGAAAAAATAGCGCAGAAATGGAATCTCTCAGAGAAATGGGAAGGGTGACACTAAATAAGGAAGGATGGTGAATCTCGCGTTATTCCACATATTCCACGATGTCACAGTCAGACAATGATAAGTTGTTGTTCTGATTACGGTAGCGACGTTACAAATGGCTTTTTTACCATTACAATGGCCTTCAAATGACCATTAAAATGGACGATCcctaaacgaaaatttaattgcgtTTGATGCTTTGCTTTTGAGGGGAAACTAGCGAAGgtactttgaacaaaaatcatttgtcgaATTCAGCCAGTAGTTACTCAACTTATCTTAGTGTAGGGATCATACCTGTTCCTTAACTCAAAACTCAACTTATCGTGGTACTAAGATTCGAAGCGTTCCTTACAATGCGGAAACCACACTAACGAAGCGTACTCCAGATGCGATCTCACATGCGATCTCACAAGCGCAATATACAATCTTCAAGGTTTGAACGTTCCTGAATCGTCTGCAAAACCTTTTCATGAAACCGAGCATCGCATATGCTTTCGACACAGCCACATTCACGTGCCTGTTAAAGCTAAGATTCTCAGTGAACGTCACACCCAAATCTTCCATTTCCTTGACCCTCTCAAGGCGTACGTCGCTGATActgtaataataaaaaaccgGGTTGCGCTTACGACAGAAAGACATTACCTTGCACTTGCCTAAGCTTAGCTCGAGTCCGTTCTCACTGCACCAGCGGTCAATCCCGACATGATCGTCTTGAAGAGCGTTGCAATCGCGTACTGTCCATTACCACACGATGAACCTTCAGGTCGTCAGCGAACAAAGAAAACATAGACGATTTAGTGACCTCGGTGACGTCATAAAAAAACAGAATGAACAACAAAAGTCCAAGCCTTGCGGAATCCCAGACTTAGCCTTCGAAAGAGCGAGACTTCCAGCCATCAATCTTCACATATTGAGTACGACCCTGCAAGTTAGAACTAATCGGCACGACATATGACTCCTTCCACCTAGTGGGGAATTTGCCAGTCAACGACAAGTTAAAAATGCGAGCAGTTCTTCAACAACAGGGGCGAGATATTGTCATATAGGCATAGGTAAGAAAACACTTTGTGTGGGTAAAAACGTTTCTcattgaaacattaaaataaaacacaccCATCGTGTGTGCAACTTTTGAAAAGAATATTGGTCATTCCTACTCATTACGAttgaaaacgaagaaaaaaaattaattttcaacgccccaaaaaaatcattagaCGATAATTAATCAAACAAGTGTCATGAGCTCCATTAACATATTCCAATGTTACACCTGCAACGGTTtccaaacaacaacaaaaaataataagatTTTCACTTGCTACTGGATGGTGTCCGTCGCTCAATATAATACACCAAACGAATAATTATGTTTCGAATCAATAGAATATTCTATCAAAATCTACATACCTTTTGTTGTGCCTAATCTAAAACACATCGCAATTTATTAACTTAAATTTCAGTGAAAGGCTTTGCCCAGCAATATTATGCATACTAGGCTcgaatatcaaaaattaagTTGTTGTTTCTCAAATTGTtattaattatgttttcacgtCATAAATTTATTCACCATTTTTGGCCACTTAGAGATTTTTATCGCAACCAAACACACTAATTGCCCAAAACTGgtgtgcaataaaaaaaacgaaacattttctaaaatatgaaacacgaaaattaaagaaaaatgaataaataatcaTGATTATGTTTTGACTATTGTATTCCTGGTGTGCTATACATACACATACAAATAACACTGTTTTGCTGAGCAGTTATGTACAGTACACATACTACGTATTTAGGTCTACTCTCTGGTTTTCCGCATAATTGTATGAAACGAAGTCGGTTAATGATATGgccgtttttcattttactttcctttcgttgaaaatgctacaaaattcaacattattttattgtacaaaattatataaaaacacagaggaaaataataattaaaaattaattttctcccTTTGCGGGTTCGTGCAAGCCCataattttaacaattaaaCTAATCTGGTAACAACAACCATTGGTATGGTATATtaaatacattaaaaaaagaaaacaaagataagaaaatgaatgagaaaataatattacAAATCGTTTTATCTTTTAACATCAATTCAATAGAAGTGAAATATTTACTCTCCACTATTGTGCATagtccaattttttattttgaataataattttatgtaaattgtaCCAGGTGGATGggtagattttttgtttgaataatttattaacgTTTTATAGACGGTCTATCGTCATACAACgtttaaatctgttactgATTTTTAAGTATAGCCTCGTCTTGTGTTTGATACGATCAGGGCGGGACTTGTTAAAACTGTCTATACAATGGGACCAGGGTATTCATTCATGGCCAtggcttatttttgtcgttgctatTGATATGAGAGCCTATTGAAACTCTTCTAAGTTATCAAATCTAGTTCAATTGGAAGTGTTGCAAGTGGTACTGTGTCAAGTTATTCCATCCAAGTGTATGTTCAGTTGATACTGTTACATATACCAGCCATTGGATTGAAGCTTCATTGgaagtttttgaattgaaacgtCGACAAAAAGTTGGtcatcaatttaaaatatgaaTGGAACACATGACAAATGGTATGTAGCGGTAAACTTGTTACAAAGTCAACAAGAGAAGTAAATTACCTTCCATTCAAAGTTAAAACTAAAGAACTTATATATTGACTCATAGAAGGAGAAtatcgaacaaaaaatgcTAGATCAACACCTCGACCATAGCGCTGCTTACTAgcatttttatagaaaatatttgtagtTTAATGATATCAGAATGGGTTTTCTATTTCTTTCTCTAAGTAGTCATGCTTAGTTGTGTTAATGCACTGTGTCAAGCgatatttttgacaaaaaactaacgaacaaatgaatttaataCATAGTTTGACCCTATAAGTT
This genomic stretch from Bradysia coprophila strain Holo2 chromosome II, BU_Bcop_v1, whole genome shotgun sequence harbors:
- the LOC119067832 gene encoding fatty acid synthase-like, coding for MNDNNGENIVISGISGRFPKSQNVEELSKNLYAKIDMISDVKTGDDFNAKVPKRRGIIDNLNKFDASCFHVSTRQAEAMSPENRILLEVAVEAIFDAGINPESLRGSNTAVCLAQSTYDSMYTNVYGDASSDIHSFLGTSSPIAANRVSFSLGLRGVSIAIDVSCASSFVAFELATNWIRQGVCDAVLVLTANVQSHSVIPKMFARLNMLNPDGCSRPFDNNANGYVRSDTISGILVQKQKHAKRIYAKVEQVACNHDGFKVKGITHPSGESQSELCDMLYKRAGISPLDVHFVEAHGTGTKVGDPEECHAIDTVFCKNRTEPLLIGSTKSNMGHAEGASGIISIMKAIFTFQTGLIPPNINFSIVRQDIPALASGRLKVCTEPTPLKGSLIAVNVFGIGGVNVHALLRKADKRDRPNRDESLPILICWSGRTEEAVRTVFERLKSIPIDVEFIALLHNIQKTEFKAHLHRGHILLKGDEGDTLPQCIDEKTSAVEEQNNRPIVWMFSGLGSQYPKVAQHLMQIQPFANSISKCHEVLAQFDMDLIASLTQDESAFDNLVNSFVCVTAIQIALVDVLKLLNVPVDFYIGHSMGEIGCAYSDGGLTLEQTIIMSYYRGKCSVDGKTTDGAMAAIGLGYDEVKNSLPPSIQVACRNSSNSCTVSGPKTDILEYIDKMRSTEIFAKEVNCGNIAFHSKYITEAGAKLLEKLKTAIPTKVERSPKWLSTSNEQHQWHTDLAKFSSADYFVNNFLNPVLFEETCKLLPERAIVIEIAPHRLMQSIVKKSLPNAIYVPLTFRQHNNQVEFLTMALGRLYMSGVTLQIDRLYPAVTFPVSQGTPMISPLIKWNHERDWPTIQNKTVEMVHHVQNTIYVRSSDGKYKFIDGHRIDGRCILPVAFILNFVKDTAIGADAKAFGLNAPIESLVFENVKFLSTTELKPNNDIKLSVSLQPTNGKFEVYEGTTAIASGFIKCTSTPSSIRDVAAEVLHKDLPILTSSDVYKEFRLRGYNYADEFKTICLSGMDGCYGQLKCKNNNWTTLMDGMIQLVLLSKDTRSLLTPVEIHRIQINVNNHFNRLNGTHTHGEQLFATYYSNEHSTIVCGSIEMSDVKFDPVERDGPDGIEVLQTYQFVPLIDADLPNFIDAVGVCIELALEKNQEERVLLLEIHSGDGNPAIECIYEIFQKMPLIVADLTLLIGDDDIVPLNCESIKRKGYNSSLEDEHYTFIVMKECMQNNRFLEMAKRSLSKEGFFISIDEIHVNITVPHDFTVISRISCDEWIITLLQRIPSESDDYKIIHIDSEDRNFKWLRKVQEANASDHVLLVAQHDETSGVLGLIKCLRLELDTKRLRCIIIEDVHASPFDVNVSLYKNQLLLQLPINIYRDAKWGTYRHLDLKPATVQCESKKRMIVNVEQINGQRTYHWMPQAELDPANDIVKVQYATLNFCDRLVARGSLPNNVAIKNRLDEYRPLLGFECAGVTDNQKRVMCFSLSGGLLSTHICRANADIVLEVPDTMSLRDAATIPHAYFTVYYAFFVKNSIKSDQSILINTDCGGVGLSAIRVSLAYGLNVFTVVPTRQTRGFLLDNFPQLKEQNVAISSDYSVKDLVMNITNNEGTDFVLNALSDNKHQQASIRCLKRGGTFMELGKFDAHKSSEFVMDALRNGINIQSIVIEHAIQRSLERNTVIELMRDDIKRRIIHPLPLTVFEADDLENAFKYLTNAETVGKILIEIRRTENSECTLPVTVWPRALFEPELIYVLIGGLGGFGLEFADWMIMRGARKLSCSTRRGVSDQYQRSRIKKWESYGCTIVINTSNVTTFSGCAELLSTATEHGQIGGIFNLAVVLRDGILANQTTAKYTESFAPKVWATAHLDTLSRTMCPRLSYFVVFSSFSSGYGNPGQSNYGMANSIMEKIIERRTRCNLPGKAIQWAAIGDVGILMSLCDDNIRVDLRGTVPKRMDTCLNALDELLTHSEPTVACTQVQLKKQQTTNKFNVTESICQILGIDQKLISMNARLSHLGMDSLMAVEVRQMLRREINLVLSYDQIKKVTIGQLNNDPKSNQSNTVLEA